A window of Hymenobacter aerilatus contains these coding sequences:
- a CDS encoding NAD(P)/FAD-dependent oxidoreductase has product MSATIAIVGGGPAGLLAAWQLAEAGHTVALYEAQATMGRKFLVAGHGGFNLSNSEPPAAFAGRYGTRHPEFARYLHLFSPDELRRLLARLGIETFVGTSGRVFPTPNHKPAHVLRAWLDRLRALGVQLHMRHRWLGFGTEPGTHCLRHEATGEEFTIRPDATLLALGGASWAKTGSDGRWLPLLLAAGVECLPFAPANCGAEVAWSAYFREKVGRQPLKNIALRCGSHRVRGELLLTDYGIEGTPVYALTPYLRAALATGEPAFLHLHLKPDLPDAPLRQQLARRPDGTSLASFLSKTLRLGPPVPTLLRELAPAGPLPTTPDALFSLLTALPLPVSALRPLDEAISTAGGVAWDAVDEHLMLRRQPGTFVAGEMLDWEAPTGGYLLQGCFSTGAWAAQGIGEFLRVGRV; this is encoded by the coding sequence ATGTCTGCCACCATTGCCATCGTAGGAGGCGGCCCTGCTGGTCTGCTAGCGGCCTGGCAGCTGGCCGAAGCCGGCCACACCGTTGCCCTCTACGAGGCGCAGGCTACTATGGGGCGCAAGTTTCTGGTAGCCGGCCACGGCGGCTTCAACCTCAGCAACAGCGAGCCGCCCGCTGCATTTGCCGGCCGCTACGGCACGCGCCACCCCGAGTTTGCGCGCTACCTGCACCTATTCTCGCCAGACGAGTTGCGCCGCCTGCTGGCCAGGCTGGGTATCGAGACGTTTGTAGGCACCAGCGGGCGCGTGTTTCCTACCCCCAACCACAAGCCTGCCCACGTGCTGCGGGCGTGGCTGGACCGCCTACGGGCGCTGGGCGTGCAGCTGCATATGCGCCACCGCTGGCTGGGCTTTGGCACGGAGCCCGGCACGCACTGCCTGCGCCACGAGGCGACGGGAGAGGAGTTTACGATTCGGCCCGATGCTACCCTGCTGGCCCTGGGCGGCGCCAGCTGGGCCAAAACCGGCTCCGACGGCCGTTGGCTGCCGCTGCTGCTGGCAGCCGGGGTGGAATGCCTACCCTTTGCGCCGGCTAATTGCGGAGCGGAGGTAGCGTGGTCGGCTTATTTTCGGGAGAAGGTAGGGCGCCAGCCACTCAAAAACATTGCCTTGCGTTGCGGTTCCCACCGTGTGCGCGGCGAGCTGCTGCTCACCGACTACGGTATAGAGGGCACGCCCGTGTACGCCCTCACGCCCTACCTGCGGGCCGCCCTCGCAACAGGCGAGCCTGCCTTTCTGCACCTGCACCTCAAGCCCGACCTGCCAGATGCGCCGCTGCGGCAGCAGCTGGCCCGTCGGCCCGACGGGACATCGTTGGCGTCTTTTCTGAGCAAAACGTTGCGCCTGGGGCCGCCCGTGCCTACCCTGCTGCGCGAACTGGCCCCGGCCGGCCCCCTGCCTACCACCCCCGATGCCTTGTTTTCGCTGCTCACTGCCCTCCCCCTACCCGTCTCCGCCCTGCGCCCACTCGATGAGGCCATCAGCACGGCCGGGGGCGTAGCCTGGGACGCCGTAGACGAGCATCTGATGCTGCGCCGCCAGCCGGGCACCTTTGTGGCCGGCGAAATGCTGGACTGGGAAGCGCCCACCGGCGGCTACCTGCTGCAAGGCTGCTTCAGCACCGGCGCCTGGGCCGCGCAGGGGATAGGAGAGTTTTTGAGGGTAGGAAGGGTGTGA